In Helianthus annuus cultivar XRQ/B chromosome 3, HanXRQr2.0-SUNRISE, whole genome shotgun sequence, a single window of DNA contains:
- the LOC110931131 gene encoding uncharacterized mitochondrial protein AtMg00860-like, with the protein MLDKSVIVFIDDIPVYSNNEAEHASHLREMLDTLRREKLYAKFSKCAFWLREVQFLGHVISVNGVLVDLSKIEAVARWNPPKNPSEIRSFLRLAGYYRRFIQDFSEIVVPLTKLTRTDEKFLYGAKIKKKCSKRLRKN; encoded by the coding sequence atGTTGGATAAGTCggtgatagtgttcatcgacgacatcccaGTGTATTCAAATAATGAAGCCGAGCACGCAAGTCATTTACGAGAAATGTTGGATACGCTAAGAAGAGAGAAGTTATACgcaaaattctcaaaatgtgctttctggttacgagaagtgcaatttctCGGGCACGTTATTAGTGTGAACGGGGTGTTGGTAGACCTGTCAAAAATAGAAGCAGTGGCAAGATGGAAtccaccgaagaatccttcggaaatCAGAAGCTTTTTGCGGCtcgcgggatattatcggagattcatacaagatttctccgAGATTGTCGTGCCATTAACCAAATTAACTCGTACAGACGAAAAGTTTTTATATGGGGCAAAGATCAAGAAAAAGTGTTCCAAACGCTTAAGGAAAAACTGA